The genomic window aatttcaatcctggtatctatgatgagttaatcaTAAGAACTTAATATTCATTGGACTGAATATGGTCGGTGTAGAATTGGAAAAGCTACATCCAACAATGTACAAAGATCATGAAATAGATTGAATTGGggttattgtttaaaaattgtcttGCTTAAACTTATTACATATTCGAGAATTATGGTTGAATAggttattgttttaaaagatataactGACTTTATTACCAATCTGAGTaaccaaatatatgaaaaggtatGTGTAACAAAACAGAATGAAATGCTCTCTGGCGCAAATCTATAATGATGTTATATTTCCTATTTTGCGAATTCGatgttatagatatattttgaaattccgAATTCGTAAAATAGGAAATATAACAATGAGACtatttgtaattttacattGTCGCTACTTACAGATCAATGGAGTTACTCGGAATAGCGAGATAATCCTACATTATCTACAAACTTGTAAGAGTCACTCTATCACAATCAATTATggtattaacaaaaatacaaaacttcaaTGTTTatgtggtacctaacactacagggatataactctgtaaaaacagttaaacgttttaatcactttgacaattgtatgttaaggaaatattaagcttctcaatgatccaAATTAGTGTTTGTCTAACTGCTAtctatccaactaattttttcCCCAGAAGGTGATTGgttcatttgttttgaaatttcgatgtttttttcaaaggttCACATTTAATATCTTgtctaaattttatgaaaattaaacgagccaaattaaatTTAGTCAAGTTGTTGGGTACCACTTTaattaaaaggaaaattcatttcttttcttCTAAATCTAACGTAAGACTAAATCAGCCAATTATAGCAAATTGTTTCCCACCTTAGTAAAGATTAACTATTTAGAATATTACTGATAACAAACAATGTGAACCCATGTAACATCATGTAATAAATGATTGCTTATGTAACAGACGATATCAGTACATAAGCCAATCAACTGCCATTTGAATCAGATAGTTCCTGTCTAATCACATATCGTGACAATAGTGAAGTTCACTTCCAGGAAGGGCGATAGTTTTCCTATCATCAATATCAAAGTGCACGAATATAATATCGACCAATACGAGTTAAGCAGCTGTCATTaatttaaattcttatttttcatcAGATTTCTCATCTTTTGCAACATGGTGTCTTTCAAAGAATTAAAAGTTACGTCAACATTGTTTTAATCACGAGGGAATGTAAACACTGAAAGATTTTCAAGTTAAAAGGATAACACGAATTGTACACTTGAAACATGCAGTAAGTAGACGATTCAATTCATTGAAAAATTTGATATTCCGGGTTTATTGAGAGTTTAATATATagtaatgaaattttattatttattgttcaaGACTGCATATTCACCCTTTCCCGCGCCGTCGAAACCATTTTTAACGTCATTGATATATGTATCTTGCACAAAAGTTGACTTCCATATGGTAATAAATTGATGATAACAGAAACGGGCTTTGGATTTTTTTCCCCTCGAGGATATCAACAGTCAGTAATCAACactggtgttgacatgaattttcatttatacgataactttattttaagtgttttattttatttgttctggTTTGTAACCCGGTTTGTTTTTTCTCTTAATCGACTTATGACTTTTGGACACCAatataatactgttgcctttgaCCTTCAATCAcccttaaaaaattgaaaacaacacgtttaataattttttacatccaaagcgcttttctgaatttaccttcaccaggaacgttcaaagcaaaacatttaaaatccgaagatgtaaaagtaccgaaaccgttgaagagctttatgttgaaaatacaaaaattaaatagacaACTTATAGTTTGGTGATACACGTTACAGGCATATAAATTGACAAACAGTTATCGTGTTTGATTGCCAAAAATGAGATCTATTTAGATACTGATAAGAAACGTTACcataagaataacaaatgtatagtTTAAGCATAGGTATGTTCCAGTacaaatgagttatattttgatgtgtttccctcagttttagtttgtaacccggatcttttttttttcaatcgatttatgaatttcgaacagcgatatactactgtcgCCTTCATTTATCAATTCTATGATTTATGATTAAGGTGTACAGTGCATGTTTTATTActtcaaattgtaaaatacttaaaagaggaatgaaagataccaaagagacagtcaaactcagtAAAAATGCAGGATATAGTTGACCAAGTATTGACAATTATGTGATGATTTCTAaccacaaaattattttattgatacaGTTATTAGTGTTTATAGCTAACGGAAGTAGGCACTACAATTTGTACACAactttaatcctggtatctatcatCAGTTCATTTGATAGCTTTTTCTGATCAAAATATCAAGGATAATAAACGTACAAATTTGAACGCCATACGAGCGCCTCGTCTATATAAGACCCAGCATTGGCTCTTGAAGCTAAGacgttaaaaggccaaaaaaatatttcatgttctATATATTGAAGCACATTCGATTGAAACATTTCAGGTAGCGACATGAAATTCAGCAAAATAGAAGTCGCTCGGTCTCCACGTTAAACGAATTGTCCTTAAGTAAATCACAAGTTCTAATCAGTTGTCAGATattgtttttcaattgcatTTAAACTCCCTGTATGGGTATGTAAAACATGGCGTTGACTGATAATCAAAGAACATACATGAAAGTTTCGTTAACTTTCCAATTTTAAACGTCCCATTTTTCAGTAGTAGCGTATCCTCTGCTCCATCGCATGGCGTTCTTTAAAACGTTATGCGCATGCATGTTCTCACTTTACCGACTTCAATAATAGGAGAGTGCCCTCGTTACAAAAACTGCTGTCACAAATTACACGCCCACTGTTTAAAGCACCAGATATTGCTCCTTCGGTGCCCATACGATTACCCCAGTTCGTTTTTTATTGCTCTGCACTCAattaatgtatttgtttcttcCCCTATGTGTCAATTAAACTGTATTCCTTTGAAACGCCTACTAGATTTCTGGTGTAATTTTAGTGACAAATTGTTATCAcatcattaagaaaaaaacatacattttattctgcttatataattatttaataaacgTAAAGATCCTTTCACAAATAAAACAGGAactatattttgatttgttatcTTCAATTACTTTTCAATGACATAAGGAGTATTTGATCTATCAAGTTTCAATTACTTTTTCAATGACATAAGGTGTATTTGTTATATTACGTGATTTTAACTTAATGTTAACATTTGACTAGACAACTATGTAAACATGtcatttcaaattgtttgtTAAAGCCATTGATCAATATTATCTAACGTTAGATGAAAAAACGCACCTTTAAAATATAACCGGAACTAACTCATTCATAAAAGtgatttataacatgtaaaattataaatgtaagaAGTGAAACTTTGAAATGGCTTATCCtttcattatataaaattgtattatGATTCTACTAGATGTTAACTCGAGGACAGTGTTTATTGTCAAGTTAAAAGTGCCTTTTTAACATATTCATTTGCgagatgtaaaaacaaaatcagtactaGTTGGATTTATATGGGTACATTATACAGGTAAGATTTCAAAATGtttgctcatagttgaaggtcatacggtgacctatagttgctcatttatttgtcatttgatcTTTGATGAAAAGTTGGGTCAAGATGTGTATTAGTGTCTTCGGTAATGGTAATGTTTTCTTCTAttgctcagtccatatcgttaaCTTGGATATGTGTGATTgctcgtttcgaagctgagacattttgacatatgtggttaaattttcggggtacgaagtgagataacttttttcgtaaattagcaaaccccgagtatccttttgtgCTGCGGCTCCTCGTGGTAAAAAATCctatttttaacacaataagttctttgaaaacttaatactttgaacacatttaatagctctaTAGATTTTACACCTTTATTCTGTGTTCTGCTACTTTCTTAAATTAACTCACATGGTTAAGCTCAGTCACTTGGTTATCAAAGAAaagtgtcaaatatcactacacagataatttttgtttacacgtgacttttgagttcctcatttcaaggcgcattagggatacTGTCCCAGTTGGTTCATTGGCTATATTACAACacattattttgtatgtatgcGGTAAAATATCATCCAAACCTTAATTAAAACGTAACAAAAACTCAAGAGAGAAACCACcaattacataattaattacaaagcagtggcgaatccagaacttttcataagcaGGAGCCCGATGGCTGACCgaagggggcccgctccagtcatgcttcagtgattccctatataatcaaccaaatgtgTCCCACGAAAAGCCCCTccctggagcgggcccccttaATTATACTGATTAGACTAAAATCAAAGATATACCAAAAGGACACTCAAAGTAATTACCGAATATGGATCGTAACAACTCAATAATTTATGACAAATTCAAAGGGCAGAACACTAATCTatggatttgctcattgttgaagaccgtacggtgacctaaagttgttaaagtcagtttcattttggtctcttgtggacagttgtctcattagcaatcataccaaatcttcttttttttgtacctACACAATCCAAAGAAAAATGGATGGTGTGAGCAACAAGACCCCCACAATTTAGATGAACTCATTTTAGTATCATCAACTTAAACAAATATCGGTCCAGACTTTGAACGTTGCTGAAATTTTCTCCTAATGAAGCACAGcttgcatataaaaaaaaatgatttattgaaTGTGTAGTTTTTCAGTTTAGTTTTGTTCAGGTAATCCCTATTTTGTGTGgttacatgtacttttaattattataacttCGTAATAATAAACTTGTTATGGTAAAtctaatttatttaataacaatAGTCAAtgattttgttctatttttcagatgaattgacTCATGAGCCCACGCGATACAAAATGTTGATTAATATCACAGAAATATTGCCTCAGACCTTAGAAAACACATCAGAAGATTCCAAAGAGACCAAGGACAACTCGAATCCTATGTCGTATGCGGGTATTATTATTGTACCAGTGATTCTAATTGCTGTGGTAGGAAATGTATTGACAATTTGTAGCTTTATAAGAGATAAAGGATTACACAAAACATGCAATgtgtacattttaaatttagCGATAGCCGATTTATTAATTGGAGCTGTTACTATGCCAATATATCTAACATATACTTTCGGAAATAACGTTTGGATATTCGGATACCACTTTTGTAAGGTTTTTCTGTTATTCGATATGGCTACAGTAGAGATAACTgccattttgatgattttgataAGTTACGACCGCCTGTCATTGCTCAGACATTGGTcaacatattacaaaatacaTTCGCCTCAAAAGGCATATATAAAATGTGGTCTAGCatggatttttgtttttgttttaaatggtcCTGCAACAATAGGATGGGATATATGGACCGGCAATTCTACAGATCCAAACGACTGTGAAGCACAATTTTATGATAATGTTGTTTACATATCAATTATGACAACTGTACAGTTTGTGATACCTCTTACGGTTCTCATAATTATTCACATATTTATAGTTTATGAAATAAGAAAACTGATACAAACCCGGGAACAGCTTATCTCGACTCATTCTGGTAGTATAGGATCTTCAGATTCTGTTGTGTGTTTGGAATTAAAACCTGATAGTGTCATGACAAAACTACACAGAAGATCGACtgatatacacaaagaaaatactaaaaaaaggAATGGAACAAAAGCTGCAAAGTCGCTTGCGATATTAACAATAGCATTTATAGTTTTATGGGCCCCTTATGGTATTATCATAGTCTTTCAGTCTATTTGTCCTACATGTATATGCGTTATATTGATTGAAACGTGTACATGGGTAT from Mytilus trossulus isolate FHL-02 unplaced genomic scaffold, PNRI_Mtr1.1.1.hap1 h1tg000220l__unscaffolded, whole genome shotgun sequence includes these protein-coding regions:
- the LOC134701140 gene encoding histamine H3 receptor-like; this translates as MLINITEILPQTLENTSEDSKETKDNSNPMSYAGIIIVPVILIAVVGNVLTICSFIRDKGLHKTCNVYILNLAIADLLIGAVTMPIYLTYTFGNNVWIFGYHFCKVFLLFDMATVEITAILMILISYDRLSLLRHWSTYYKIHSPQKAYIKCGLAWIFVFVLNGPATIGWDIWTGNSTDPNDCEAQFYDNVVYISIMTTVQFVIPLTVLIIIHIFIVYEIRKLIQTREQLISTHSGSIGSSDSVVCLELKPDSVMTKLHRRSTDIHKENTKKRNGTKAAKSLAILTIAFIVLWAPYGIIIVFQSICPTCICVILIETCTWVLWFKSALNPFLYAYNSNRFRENFKYFLCCRRRPGYRANYSFNS